A window of the Spartobacteria bacterium genome harbors these coding sequences:
- a CDS encoding ATP-binding protein, with the protein MLSKVFSAAVYGVDAYTVEIEVYTGKAEKAFTVVVGLPDAAVKESKDRVFTAMINSGYGIPQGRTTINLAPANIRKEGPRFDLPMAIATLGAQGVISRQALQDTCIIGELALSGSIRGVNGMLSCAILAEKQGFKRLLVPKENAEEAAIVKGIDVYPIANLNQAVSFLCDVTELTPEKTDMDQLFAMAPQQAIDFSDVKGQESAKRALEVATAGGHNCLMVGSPGTGKSMLAKRIPTILPDMTLDEALETTKIHSIAGKLDTQTPLITCRPFRSPHHTISDAGLLGGGTHPMPGEVSLAHGGVLFLDELPEFSRNVLEVMRQPLEDGQVNIARAAASVTFPCRFMLVAAMNPCPCGYYGDPNRACQCNPAHIQRYRNKISGPLLDRIDIHIEVPAVPYHELTSDASGESSDVIRRRVVKARHIQGKRFKHHANIHCNADMGAREVQHYCRLDNASRSMLEQAITNMNMSARAFSRILKVARTIADLAGEDSITMEHLSESVQFRTLDRLLTSDGNL; encoded by the coding sequence GTGCTTTCGAAAGTGTTTTCAGCGGCGGTCTATGGGGTGGACGCCTATACTGTGGAAATAGAGGTCTATACCGGAAAAGCGGAGAAAGCTTTTACTGTTGTAGTGGGCTTACCTGATGCGGCGGTGAAGGAGTCAAAGGATCGCGTTTTTACTGCTATGATTAATTCCGGGTATGGGATTCCGCAGGGACGCACAACGATCAATCTGGCTCCGGCTAATATCCGAAAAGAGGGACCCCGCTTTGATTTACCCATGGCCATTGCTACGCTGGGGGCTCAGGGGGTTATTTCGCGGCAGGCGTTGCAGGACACCTGCATTATCGGCGAATTGGCACTGAGCGGGAGTATCCGCGGAGTAAACGGCATGTTATCCTGTGCCATTTTGGCCGAAAAGCAGGGATTTAAACGATTATTGGTTCCCAAAGAAAATGCGGAGGAAGCGGCGATTGTCAAAGGCATTGATGTGTATCCTATCGCCAATCTGAATCAGGCGGTCTCGTTTTTATGTGACGTTACGGAGCTTACACCTGAGAAAACTGATATGGATCAGCTATTTGCGATGGCACCACAACAGGCCATTGATTTCTCGGATGTTAAGGGGCAGGAAAGTGCCAAACGCGCGCTGGAAGTCGCCACAGCAGGTGGGCACAACTGCTTAATGGTTGGATCGCCTGGAACTGGCAAGTCCATGCTGGCAAAGAGGATACCAACTATTTTACCAGACATGACATTGGATGAGGCGTTGGAAACGACAAAAATTCATAGTATCGCGGGGAAACTGGATACCCAGACCCCGCTGATTACCTGCCGACCTTTTCGGTCGCCTCATCACACGATTTCTGATGCGGGTTTGCTGGGTGGCGGAACCCACCCCATGCCGGGTGAAGTCAGCCTGGCTCATGGGGGGGTACTGTTTTTAGATGAACTTCCAGAATTTTCACGCAATGTATTGGAGGTTATGCGTCAGCCCTTAGAAGACGGGCAGGTCAATATCGCACGGGCGGCCGCAAGTGTGACGTTTCCCTGCCGGTTTATGCTGGTGGCCGCGATGAATCCTTGTCCCTGCGGTTATTATGGTGATCCGAACCGGGCCTGCCAATGCAATCCGGCACACATTCAGCGCTATCGTAATAAAATATCCGGGCCGCTGCTGGATCGCATTGATATTCACATCGAAGTACCGGCCGTACCCTATCACGAATTAACCTCGGATGCATCGGGTGAATCATCGGACGTCATACGCCGGCGGGTCGTAAAGGCACGTCACATTCAGGGCAAACGCTTTAAACACCATGCGAATATTCACTGCAATGCTGATATGGGCGCACGTGAAGTACAGCATTATTGTCGATTGGACAACGCCTCGCGCAGCATGCTGGAACAAGCCATCACCAATATGAACATGAGTGCCCGCGCTTTTTCACGCATACTCAAAGTCGCACGCACCATTGCTGATCTGGCAGGAGAAGATTCTATCACCATGGAGCATCTCAGTGAATCGGTGCAGTTTAGAACATTGGATCGGCTTTTAACGTCAGATGGGAATCTGTGA
- a CDS encoding ribonuclease HII has protein sequence MKLTALAPRLVYEHQAWDSGHSEVAGVDEAGRGPLAGSVVAAAVIFSRSFLLSDDAECFLQLTDSKVLTEVARNHFFGLLTTHDAVQYGVGIVSAAEIDQMNILRATHCAMARAIADMPVQPSFILVDGRPVSGLPVPSQSIVKGDRLSLSIAAGSVIAKVTRDKMLYELDQEFPEYGFARHKGYGTKAHLEALSAYGPCREHRRSFRPVRECLSGSVQGDLFDGV, from the coding sequence ATTAAGTTGACGGCATTAGCGCCTCGACTGGTGTATGAACATCAGGCGTGGGATTCCGGTCATAGTGAAGTGGCTGGTGTGGATGAAGCCGGTCGTGGACCGCTCGCAGGATCCGTTGTTGCTGCGGCTGTGATATTCAGTCGCAGTTTTCTTTTATCTGATGATGCGGAATGCTTCTTGCAGTTGACGGATTCCAAGGTGCTGACGGAGGTGGCGCGTAATCATTTCTTTGGTCTTCTTACGACACATGATGCGGTGCAGTATGGTGTCGGGATTGTATCGGCGGCAGAAATAGACCAGATGAATATTCTTCGTGCCACACATTGTGCTATGGCCCGAGCCATTGCAGATATGCCGGTGCAACCTTCTTTTATTTTGGTGGATGGGCGTCCTGTATCCGGACTTCCTGTGCCGTCACAATCGATTGTAAAGGGGGATCGCCTTAGTTTGTCCATTGCTGCAGGAAGTGTGATCGCCAAGGTTACTCGTGATAAGATGCTGTACGAACTGGATCAGGAATTTCCTGAATATGGATTTGCCAGACACAAAGGGTATGGAACCAAGGCACACCTTGAGGCGCTGAGTGCATATGGGCCATGTCGGGAACACCGCCGTAGTTTTCGCCCTGTACGAGAGTGTTTATCGGGTTCGGTACAAGGGGACTTATTTGATGGTGTATAA
- the rplS gene encoding 50S ribosomal protein L19 has translation MKNAILEKIDQQNRRQDELPAFRIGDTLNVHCKIREGEKERIQMYKGVLIARDGHGATETITVRRVSYGEGTERVFPLHSPNVVQIDVERLGKVRRAKLYYLRSLSGKKARIKERRD, from the coding sequence ATGAAAAATGCTATTTTAGAAAAAATTGATCAGCAGAACAGACGTCAGGATGAACTGCCGGCGTTCCGAATTGGTGATACACTGAATGTTCATTGCAAGATTCGTGAAGGCGAAAAAGAACGTATTCAGATGTATAAAGGCGTACTGATTGCTCGTGACGGCCATGGTGCAACGGAAACAATCACTGTTCGTCGTGTTTCTTACGGTGAAGGAACAGAACGTGTATTTCCTCTGCATTCGCCCAATGTTGTGCAGATTGATGTAGAGCGCCTCGGTAAAGTTCGGCGTGCGAAACTTTATTACCTGCGTTCGCTGTCAGGCAAAAAAGCCCGTATTAAAGAGCGTCGCGATTAA
- a CDS encoding transposase, giving the protein MSMKQKRIKRDHLAYYHCMSRIVGRQMLLGAREKEHMRRLIRRVEGFTGVHVLTYAVMTNHIHLLLEEPERDAVQLIGDDELMRRLACLYTEDEVDEIRLRWAEWELAGLMGLVTEEKQRYLVRMHDISEFMRQVKQRFSCWYNRCNGRYGTLWDRRFKSVLVEDGAALRTMAAYIEMNPVRAGVVDDPKAYRFCGLGEAMGGSMAARRGIVMLASGVSQLDDDMRAKEKVELWGDASSVYWERILMYAEVCKNPHFAMLDRGMIPDKLRKRMKISDFERLQCRSRYFCDGHVLGSKEFVEEFFIQNSDYFGGNRQTGARKMRGGWREMYTIRDLGHWC; this is encoded by the coding sequence ATGTCCATGAAGCAAAAACGAATTAAACGGGATCATTTGGCCTATTATCACTGCATGTCGCGGATCGTTGGTCGACAGATGTTGTTGGGCGCGCGAGAAAAGGAGCACATGCGGCGATTAATTCGGCGGGTGGAGGGTTTTACGGGGGTGCATGTTCTGACATATGCGGTGATGACGAATCATATTCATCTGTTGTTGGAGGAACCGGAGCGGGATGCTGTGCAGTTGATTGGGGATGATGAGCTGATGCGCCGGCTGGCCTGCCTGTATACAGAAGATGAGGTCGATGAAATTCGGTTGCGCTGGGCGGAATGGGAATTGGCGGGGCTGATGGGTTTGGTGACAGAAGAAAAGCAACGGTATCTTGTACGGATGCATGATATTAGTGAATTTATGAGACAGGTTAAGCAGCGATTTTCTTGCTGGTATAATCGGTGTAACGGACGATATGGAACGTTGTGGGATCGTCGTTTCAAGAGTGTTTTGGTAGAGGACGGCGCAGCGTTGCGAACTATGGCGGCATACATTGAGATGAATCCGGTTCGGGCAGGTGTGGTGGATGATCCGAAAGCGTATCGGTTTTGCGGGCTGGGTGAAGCCATGGGGGGATCGATGGCTGCAAGACGGGGGATTGTCATGCTGGCGTCGGGGGTGAGTCAGTTGGATGATGATATGAGGGCGAAGGAGAAGGTGGAGCTGTGGGGTGACGCATCAAGTGTGTACTGGGAACGGATTTTGATGTATGCGGAGGTATGTAAAAATCCGCATTTCGCGATGCTGGATCGGGGTATGATTCCGGATAAACTGCGGAAGCGTATGAAAATTTCTGATTTTGAGCGGTTGCAATGTCGGAGTAGGTATTTCTGCGACGGCCATGTGTTGGGATCTAAGGAATTTGTGGAAGAGTTTTTCATACAAAACAGTGATTATTTCGGAGGGAACAGGCAAACGGGAGCACGTAAGATGCGCGGGGGCTGGAGGGAGATGTATACGATTCGCGATTTAGGTCACTGGTGTTAG
- a CDS encoding class I SAM-dependent methyltransferase, whose protein sequence is MNTADAIELSNINPAVGLEEERLKHISGVDDFDMFHERHRIFPAVFEDRNHKKIIDISAGIGAAAGRINAYYNAELICNDLSPKCLESLANMGLKTVSFDLDDDSVPYPFADSTFCAIISLATIEHLYHIDNFFHEARRILKENGHIYMSIPNYNGLNYLIPLLFKGKTFHDPLVPAEKYEFYGHLRYLTHTSLIRFAQTFGFTAEAVYLGKPEMGTRYLRYKSQHKIGAAVYKAMMIVLYYVFPPRWAPEPVICFRKCDQPDLVLKPRKKIL, encoded by the coding sequence ATGAATACAGCAGACGCCATAGAGTTAAGTAATATAAATCCAGCCGTTGGACTGGAGGAAGAGCGTTTGAAACACATTTCCGGAGTCGACGACTTTGATATGTTTCACGAGCGGCACAGAATTTTTCCGGCGGTGTTCGAAGACCGGAATCACAAAAAAATCATCGATATTTCAGCGGGTATCGGTGCGGCCGCCGGTCGTATCAATGCCTACTACAATGCCGAACTTATCTGCAACGATCTGTCACCGAAATGTCTGGAATCATTAGCGAATATGGGGCTGAAAACGGTATCCTTTGACCTGGACGATGATTCTGTGCCCTACCCCTTTGCCGACAGTACGTTTTGCGCTATCATCTCGCTGGCGACGATTGAGCATCTGTACCACATTGATAATTTTTTTCATGAAGCGCGTCGCATTCTAAAAGAAAACGGACATATTTATATGTCGATTCCCAATTACAACGGGTTGAATTATCTTATTCCGTTGCTGTTTAAGGGAAAAACCTTTCATGATCCGCTGGTTCCCGCTGAAAAATATGAGTTTTACGGGCATTTGCGATATTTGACACATACCAGTCTTATCCGGTTTGCTCAGACCTTCGGATTCACTGCGGAAGCCGTTTATTTAGGAAAACCCGAAATGGGGACGCGTTATTTGCGCTACAAATCTCAGCATAAAATTGGTGCCGCCGTTTATAAGGCGATGATGATCGTGCTGTACTACGTATTTCCTCCGCGCTGGGCTCCAGAGCCGGTGATTTGTTTTCGGAAATGTGATCAGCCGGATCTGGTGTTGAAACCTCGCAAAAAAATATTATGA
- a CDS encoding elongation factor 4: MSEISKKRNFSIIAHIDHGKSTLADRMLEMTCTLEKRQLKEQVLDDMDLERERGITIKSHPVTMNYTAKNGEVYQFNLIDTPGHVDFAYEVERSLAACEGALLVVDAAQGVEAQTVANMHLAMNQNLVIIPVFNKVDLPSANVDEVGKQIEDILAIPAEESIMISAKTGMGIIDVMEAIVERIPPPSVPEVKELRGVVFDSVYDAYRGVVSYIRMSSGQLKRGDRIRMMSTGSDYEVKEVGQFTPKYNAVAQLETGDVGYIIANIKDPSEIKIGDTVTLSKYPAKTPLPGFKEIHPFVFSGLYPIDTSDYEKLKASLGKLQLNDCSFTYQADSSVALGFGFRCGFLGLLHMEVIQERLRREFDIDLISTYPNVVYHVYLTDGEMQAVDNPVYLPEHSRIDRIEEPMVRAFIICPNAMIGDLMQLMLDRRGDIQKTDSIDSKRVMLTIVLPLNEILLDFYDKLKSISRGFASMDYEPADYQAGDLVKLDILVHGEVVDAFSCMIHRSKAVARGREICKSLKEVVPPQMFQVPVQAAIGRNIIARENIRAMRKDVLAKCYGGDISRKRKLLDKQKEGKKKMKQIGKVSIPQEAFIQVLKSGS, translated from the coding sequence ATGAGCGAGATTAGTAAAAAAAGAAATTTCAGTATTATAGCCCATATCGACCACGGGAAATCGACGCTGGCCGACCGGATGCTGGAAATGACGTGCACGTTAGAAAAGCGCCAGCTCAAGGAGCAGGTGCTGGACGATATGGATCTGGAGCGCGAACGTGGTATCACCATTAAATCGCATCCGGTGACGATGAACTATACGGCCAAAAATGGAGAGGTCTATCAGTTTAATTTGATTGATACCCCCGGGCATGTGGACTTTGCTTATGAAGTGGAGCGCAGTTTGGCGGCCTGCGAGGGCGCGTTACTGGTGGTGGATGCCGCTCAGGGCGTTGAAGCGCAGACCGTGGCGAATATGCATCTGGCGATGAATCAGAATCTGGTGATTATTCCTGTGTTTAACAAGGTGGATCTGCCCAGTGCCAACGTGGATGAAGTGGGGAAACAGATTGAAGACATTCTGGCCATTCCTGCCGAAGAAAGCATCATGATCAGTGCGAAAACCGGCATGGGTATTATCGATGTGATGGAGGCGATTGTCGAACGTATTCCTCCACCATCGGTGCCGGAGGTAAAGGAATTACGAGGCGTGGTATTCGATTCAGTGTATGATGCGTATCGCGGTGTCGTTTCGTATATTCGTATGTCCAGCGGACAGCTCAAACGTGGCGACCGTATTCGCATGATGAGTACCGGCAGTGATTATGAAGTCAAAGAAGTCGGGCAGTTCACTCCGAAGTATAACGCCGTAGCGCAGCTGGAAACAGGCGATGTAGGGTATATCATTGCGAACATTAAAGATCCTTCTGAAATTAAAATCGGCGATACAGTCACGTTGTCCAAATATCCGGCGAAAACACCGCTCCCCGGATTTAAAGAGATTCATCCCTTCGTTTTCAGTGGATTATATCCCATTGATACCTCTGACTATGAAAAGCTCAAGGCCAGTTTAGGCAAATTGCAGCTTAATGACTGCTCTTTCACCTATCAGGCGGATAGTTCGGTTGCGCTTGGTTTTGGTTTTCGATGCGGATTTCTCGGGCTCCTGCACATGGAAGTGATTCAGGAACGACTGCGCCGCGAATTTGATATTGATCTGATCTCAACCTATCCCAACGTGGTCTATCATGTCTATTTGACCGACGGCGAGATGCAGGCCGTCGATAATCCGGTCTATCTGCCGGAGCACAGCCGTATTGACCGCATTGAAGAACCGATGGTTCGCGCATTTATCATTTGTCCTAATGCAATGATCGGTGACCTGATGCAGCTGATGCTTGATCGTCGCGGCGATATTCAAAAAACCGATTCTATCGACAGCAAACGCGTGATGCTCACCATTGTATTGCCGCTGAATGAAATTTTATTAGACTTCTACGACAAACTGAAGAGCATTAGTCGCGGCTTTGCCTCCATGGATTATGAACCCGCTGATTATCAGGCCGGCGATTTGGTGAAGCTGGATATTCTGGTTCATGGTGAGGTCGTCGATGCATTCTCCTGCATGATTCATCGTTCCAAAGCCGTTGCCCGAGGGCGGGAAATCTGTAAATCACTGAAAGAAGTGGTTCCGCCCCAGATGTTCCAAGTGCCTGTACAGGCAGCGATTGGACGTAATATCATTGCCCGTGAGAATATTCGTGCCATGCGTAAGGACGTGCTCGCCAAGTGTTATGGAGGGGATATCTCCCGTAAGCGCAAGCTGCTGGATAAGCAGAAAGAGGGCAAAAAGAAGATGAAACAGATCGGAAAAGTCAGCATCCCCCAGGAAGCGTTTATACAGGTTCTTAAATCGGGCTCATGA
- the rpsT gene encoding 30S ribosomal protein S20 — protein MPNIKSAEKRLRQSEVRRDENRVVRSRVKNARRSFMDAALDDKETSVEAFRKYCSVLDKAVKTGVIKRNTAMRRKTRASNRMLAASRA, from the coding sequence ATGCCTAATATCAAAAGTGCCGAAAAACGTTTGCGGCAGTCAGAAGTTCGACGCGACGAAAATCGTGTAGTCCGCTCTCGTGTTAAAAATGCACGCCGTTCGTTCATGGATGCGGCGCTCGATGACAAAGAAACCAGTGTCGAAGCATTCAGAAAATATTGTTCTGTTCTGGATAAAGCCGTCAAAACCGGTGTCATCAAAAGAAATACCGCCATGCGCCGTAAAACTCGTGCATCAAATCGCATGCTGGCCGCTTCCAGAGCGTAA
- a CDS encoding DMT family transporter, whose product MKSHSLFDYGILLLANIACSSAVILIKISHVPAAWVGACRLLIAALFLSPIYWTALKKEPPETIFSLSHSFRRSMVPGLLLALHFIIWNHGVRNTSAAHATLIVNMGPLVTPVLIWFMLRDRLNRWEVAGTAFGLSGVYLLSSADFAIDPSQFMGDVLCFVGMVFGTTYFVMARTRCVSRSIWVYLVPIYTIAGIICALFALLAGEDPRIMMQPAEWLPLIGLALIPTIIGHSCLNRSMRALHPQLVTIAGLSQFIFAGILAYFILGEGVIPQFYPAAVIVCTGAGLAIYGHRQRGRQPSFDKSGAASQS is encoded by the coding sequence GTGAAAAGTCATTCTCTTTTCGATTACGGAATCCTGCTTCTGGCAAACATCGCCTGTTCATCAGCGGTGATTCTGATCAAAATCAGTCATGTCCCCGCTGCATGGGTTGGTGCCTGCCGGTTACTGATCGCGGCTTTGTTTCTATCGCCCATTTACTGGACGGCACTCAAGAAGGAGCCTCCTGAAACCATCTTCTCCCTGTCGCATTCCTTTAGACGTTCAATGGTTCCCGGCTTGTTGCTGGCATTGCATTTCATCATCTGGAATCACGGCGTACGCAACACATCGGCGGCACATGCAACCTTAATCGTCAACATGGGGCCGCTGGTCACCCCCGTACTGATATGGTTCATGCTGCGTGACCGGCTCAACCGATGGGAAGTGGCAGGCACAGCCTTTGGACTGAGCGGAGTATACCTGCTTTCTTCCGCCGACTTTGCCATAGATCCCTCGCAGTTTATGGGGGACGTACTTTGTTTCGTAGGCATGGTTTTTGGCACCACCTACTTTGTAATGGCACGAACCCGCTGCGTCAGTCGTTCCATATGGGTTTATCTGGTACCCATATACACCATCGCCGGAATAATCTGCGCACTGTTTGCACTGCTAGCGGGAGAAGATCCGCGCATCATGATGCAGCCGGCAGAATGGTTGCCGCTGATTGGGTTAGCACTGATCCCGACCATCATAGGGCACAGCTGCCTCAACCGTTCCATGCGGGCTCTGCATCCGCAGCTGGTTACCATAGCAGGACTCAGCCAATTCATTTTTGCAGGAATATTAGCTTACTTCATTCTAGGAGAAGGGGTTATTCCTCAATTCTATCCGGCGGCAGTCATCGTATGCACCGGAGCCGGGCTGGCCATCTACGGCCACCGGCAACGCGGACGCCAGCCAAGCTTTGACAAATCCGGGGCCGCATCACAGTCTTGA
- the lepB gene encoding signal peptidase I has product MFEWLRKRNLKKIVKQALHEAKHARNMREDVAPASALGKMDEASRRLDQISKAGKWDEIKAAVEALDETLPAVYGPMKPSRLRENIEVLVVAVAVAFAFRTYFIQPFKIPTGSMQPTLYGITMQPPSSWKIMNMRPFRYINYALFGEKYTEITSPGNGVIRRVSFYNELNNEPITQMDHLIMGVKRDGRTPVVKKLDSPTEMKFFQIQSGDRGMNIYIPDPFALHVKDGDHVTRGQVLASGYIQGGDHIFVNKMKYNFVRPERGDIIVFDTKDIHYSGIRTNTFYIKRLAGLPGETIGINHPEDPDNIAERYLIADGQKIETPYPFERLLTAPGYYGYILPTPPSGLDMAISTVRNEVTLTDEQFLPLGDNTRSSLDGRYFGGVEKKDLLGPAFAVYWPFGRRWGLVK; this is encoded by the coding sequence ATGTTCGAATGGCTGCGTAAAAGAAATCTAAAAAAGATCGTCAAGCAGGCACTGCATGAGGCGAAGCATGCACGCAATATGCGCGAAGATGTGGCTCCTGCGTCAGCATTGGGAAAAATGGATGAAGCGTCACGGCGGCTTGATCAGATTTCTAAAGCCGGTAAATGGGACGAAATAAAAGCCGCTGTCGAAGCGTTGGATGAGACACTGCCTGCTGTTTATGGCCCTATGAAGCCATCACGGCTGCGTGAAAATATTGAAGTACTGGTCGTGGCTGTGGCTGTGGCATTTGCCTTCCGTACCTACTTTATTCAGCCCTTCAAGATTCCAACCGGGTCGATGCAGCCGACCTTGTATGGTATAACCATGCAGCCACCATCCTCATGGAAAATCATGAATATGCGCCCCTTCCGCTATATTAATTATGCGTTGTTTGGCGAAAAGTACACGGAAATAACCTCGCCGGGAAATGGTGTAATTCGTCGGGTTTCTTTTTATAATGAGCTTAATAATGAGCCGATTACGCAGATGGATCATCTGATCATGGGAGTCAAACGTGATGGGCGAACCCCCGTTGTGAAAAAACTGGACAGCCCCACGGAAATGAAATTTTTCCAAATTCAGTCCGGTGATCGCGGAATGAATATCTATATACCCGATCCCTTTGCGCTGCATGTCAAAGACGGCGATCATGTGACTCGCGGCCAAGTGTTGGCATCCGGTTATATTCAGGGAGGCGACCATATTTTTGTGAACAAAATGAAATACAATTTTGTTCGGCCTGAACGCGGCGATATTATCGTTTTTGATACGAAGGATATCCATTACAGCGGCATACGCACCAATACGTTTTATATTAAGCGTCTGGCCGGCCTGCCTGGTGAAACCATCGGCATTAATCATCCCGAAGATCCCGACAATATCGCCGAACGCTACCTCATCGCTGATGGCCAAAAAATCGAAACGCCCTATCCTTTTGAACGGCTCCTCACCGCTCCCGGCTATTATGGCTATATTTTGCCCACGCCGCCGTCAGGATTGGATATGGCTATTTCCACAGTGCGCAACGAGGTCACCCTCACCGATGAGCAGTTTTTACCGCTAGGGGACAATACCCGTTCCAGTCTCGACGGTCGCTACTTCGGTGGTGTGGAAAAGAAAGACCTGCTGGGGCCTGCCTTTGCCGTGTACTGGCCCTTCGGACGCCGCTGGGGATTGGTTAAATAA
- a CDS encoding class I SAM-dependent methyltransferase translates to MKTVTKDHGRGETVREYFSRRSQYWDSLYVQAAREDRFTRYELKHRKEVVLDLIVRPRGAKECSALDLGCGAGQYTASLAMMGFDCCGVDVSGEMLQLARAKIPVDSAVKWICSDCRQVPAEDHCFDFILCVGVLEYLEDDIAALYEIRRLIKPDGQVILSFPNLYKLRNILNPYYYLVRVWTYLFSGNKSQKKSDDVEAPLQLDFCKSVVRRYRLKTINHMAAEAAFNVTAVRSCCFGPFSLWKQELLPLKLSIKFSMTLERLTRCRGWGFLRFFANRWVVVLRAEAAG, encoded by the coding sequence ATGAAAACAGTAACAAAAGACCATGGACGCGGTGAAACGGTCAGAGAATATTTTTCGCGCCGTTCGCAATATTGGGACTCGCTCTATGTGCAGGCGGCAAGAGAGGATAGATTTACGCGTTATGAGCTGAAGCATAGAAAGGAGGTTGTTCTTGATCTCATCGTTCGGCCGCGTGGAGCCAAAGAGTGCAGTGCACTGGATTTGGGATGTGGGGCAGGGCAGTATACGGCGTCGCTGGCTATGATGGGATTCGATTGCTGCGGTGTCGATGTTTCCGGTGAAATGTTGCAGTTGGCCCGTGCAAAGATTCCTGTCGACAGCGCAGTGAAATGGATTTGTTCGGACTGCCGGCAGGTTCCGGCTGAAGATCATTGTTTTGATTTTATTTTATGTGTGGGGGTGCTGGAATATCTGGAAGACGATATCGCGGCACTGTATGAGATACGACGGTTGATCAAGCCGGATGGACAAGTCATTCTTTCTTTTCCTAATTTGTATAAGCTGCGAAATATATTGAATCCATATTATTATCTGGTTCGAGTTTGGACCTACCTGTTTTCAGGAAATAAATCTCAAAAAAAGTCTGATGATGTGGAGGCGCCACTGCAGCTTGATTTTTGTAAATCGGTTGTCCGGCGCTATCGTTTGAAAACAATTAATCACATGGCTGCAGAAGCCGCATTCAATGTAACAGCTGTGCGAAGCTGCTGTTTCGGGCCTTTTTCGCTTTGGAAGCAGGAGCTGTTGCCACTGAAACTGTCGATTAAATTCTCCATGACACTGGAACGTCTGACTCGGTGTCGCGGATGGGGTTTTCTGCGATTTTTCGCTAATCGGTGGGTTGTCGTACTGCGGGCGGAAGCAGCTGGCTAG
- a CDS encoding OmpA family protein has translation MGGIGGDSDNLIIPSEMEIYGEELGDMPAFRPDEAGSMMSADGSSQFAPVYFGYDSSLIPASEQIKVDSVAAYLNANPNTSVIIEGNTDERGSRDYNLALGERRALAVRAYLIGLGVEGARVQTKSYGEENPVDFGHDESAWAENRRGDFAIFY, from the coding sequence ATGGGTGGTATTGGAGGGGATTCTGATAATTTAATTATTCCCAGTGAAATGGAAATATATGGCGAAGAACTGGGGGATATGCCGGCATTTCGTCCTGATGAGGCAGGGTCTATGATGAGTGCCGATGGGTCAAGTCAGTTTGCGCCGGTATACTTTGGATATGACAGTTCACTGATTCCGGCGTCAGAACAGATCAAGGTGGACAGTGTTGCGGCGTATTTGAATGCTAATCCAAATACCAGTGTGATTATTGAAGGAAATACCGATGAACGCGGCAGTCGCGACTACAATTTGGCTCTGGGTGAGCGCCGTGCGTTGGCCGTACGTGCCTATTTGATTGGTTTGGGAGTAGAGGGGGCACGTGTACAGACAAAAAGTTATGGCGAGGAAAATCCCGTTGATTTTGGCCATGACGAGAGTGCTTGGGCTGAAAATCGTCGCGGTGATTTTGCTATATTTTATTAA